ttacatttaatatatatattttttcgaaatatactatattttattttttattttagaaaacaaTGTTAATATGATATTTCTTACTTAAAAGTTGATTTCAAAACGTATATTTTGTTAATATGTTTGGATTGCATATTTtttaatcataaattaattactatttacaattttttttaaattgcacTTTCATTTATTATACTtagttattataataatataattagtttGGATTCTTACGTGATGCACAAATTGTTTGTGTGTCATAGTTAcactattatttttcttattttttcttggAATAATAATGGCTGCGCATTTTGCCTTCGCCTCGTCATAGCCATTCGACAAATTTTCTTTGTGGGATAGAGGACAGATGGTTGCTGGTTGCTTCTCTcgaacttctttttttttttttgggtatcaCTTCACTTTGTCGTTGACCTCCGGTGTCAGTTCACAACCTTGAATGAGATAACCTCTTTCCGCTTTGGCCATTTGACCTCTGGTCAGGTTCTCTTTTGCCGCCCCTAGTACTTCAAGTTTGTGAAGCATTTCTAGGCTGTCTGTGTGACACCTCGTGAAGAGTTTCGTGGTTAGACGTCTCCGATTATCTCCTTTATCAACCGCTCTCAAATGGGTGATGCTCTTTTCCTTGTTCATTTGAGATAAATGTATTGTGGATTGGAGCCATTCAGTGTCTTTATTGGTTATTTTGGTCTTTGTCGTGTTTTGTTGGTCGTCGGTTGCCTTGCTGTTTAGATCGTCCATGGTCTTTGTTTCTTTACCATCAATGGCCTCATTGGCTAGACTGTCTGAGGTCTTTGCTCTTGGTCGTTTGTAACCCTCCTTACGAGTTTGTGGgggcctttttcttttttcattagtTGGGGTTAAGTCGGGTTATTTGTTTAAGTTCgataatttatctaaaatttgagaggatttggataaaaatattagatcCGAAAAATAGGTTTAGACAAGAAAATTAAgtttgtttaaaatatgagttaattttaggcttgggcaaatttttttttggaaatggaGCTTAAgaaaaacatgttttgttaaaattgggttaaattttttttgaatatatggtttaatttttttttgaaatatgagtgtgtttgagtaaaattttagattCATATTTTAGGTTGGACCAAATTTGAGTAAgcataaattatgttaatattatatttaggTCCGACTTGAACTTAGTTCGACCCATGAACACTTCTAATTGAGTGTgaccaaattattattattatttgtaatcgatttttttttataaatcgtTGTATTGTATATCTTATTCCactagaaataattttttaaaataaaaatataaaaaaatatattttaatcattttacattttaatacGATGAAAAGTGCACAATACACCAAAGAAGCAAATCAAGGTTAACAAATTGAGCTGGTTTAAagctagataccaaattcaataaaataaatgagttgaaatatatttttaaaaataatacatataatgagctaaattttgtaaaacaaaataaatattttttacgtGGTATTTGTCTACTTGAAATcagtaaaaaatataataaattatatttaaaaacttaatattttttttggttataATTTAATCATCTTTAGATATCAAACATAAACTTCATAATGTGAACTAACAAATGAATTGAAAGAAATGTGGTTTAAAGGAATTTTTTGGTATAATAATTGAAGAGACAATTttctatttgaaattttataataataataatttttttttcaaaaaattaaacaaaattccaAGCCccaaattaattttctttaaccATGGCTAAGTTAGGAATGCAAAATAGACAACCACATACattaaaagcaaataaataaataaataaatattttttaatatttttttttgtagagAGTGACCGAGAGACGTTTAatgtaaaataaacataaacataaaaataaaataaaataaaataaaataaaaacaaaacaaaacaaaaatccaaaaaatagcTCTcccgtatatatatattttcttccattttgccGATGCTCTGAGAGATTCGCCTTTGATTTTTGCTACAACGAAAATAAGCTTACAATCGGGTATGTTTTATCTATTATCGAAATCTGATCATAAATCAAGTAAAAGTATCTTTTGTAGCCTCGATTGAATCGattatttttttggaaattttttattgatctatttgcttttaaaaaaaaaaaattagattttcaTATCGGAAATGAATGATCGGATAAAAATTTTTCGGTTTTACTTGGTGGATTTTTGCTAATGCATTGATCGGATAgtttatgtttatttgaattgagtttgtctttttctttttttttttgtatcggAATTTACATTTTTGGTGCTGTGAATTTCGGTACATGAGATATTGAGATATGAAGATACGATCTTATTTTGAATGTATAATATGATGTTAATACTATTTTTCGTTTGCCGGTGAATGATCTAATGAgctgattatgaaataaaatttcaattctgAATTTGGGGTTTTTGTGTTGTAGTTTTGCCTGGGTTTGATAGCTTTATAAATGTGTtcatattgtttttgtttttgattcAGCTTAAAAAATGGCATCAATGGTTCTTAAaggtagtagtagtagtagtaatcAAGTTTCTTCATTGATATCAATTCAAGAAAAAGGTAGTAGGAATAAGAGGAAGTTCCGGGCTGATCCACCTTTAGGTGATCCGAATAAGATTATAACTTCACCTCAAAATGGGTGTCCGAGTTATGAATTTTGTGCTGAGAGGTTTGATGTCAACCCAGTTCATGGTCAAGCTAGTGCATGTGACTTGTGCGGTGTTAATCAGGATCATTCCAACGGATTAAAACTCGACCTGGGATTATCTAGCACCTTAGGTTCTTCCGAGGCTTGGCCAAGTCAGCCTAGAGAGGAGATAGAAGCTGATGGATTTCAAGACGCAGATTGGAGTGATCTCACAGAAGCTCAGCTAGAAGAACTTGTTTTGAGCAATTTGGATGCGATATTCAAGAGTGCAATAAAGAAAATTGTTGCTTGCGGTTATGCAGAAGAGATGGCTATTAAGGCAGTCTTGAGGTCTGGCCTTTGTTATGGTTGTAAAGACACTGTCTCGAATATAGTGGACAATACCCTAGCATATCTGAGAAGTGGCCAAGATTGTATTCCTTCAAGGGACCACTGTTTCGAGGATCTGCAGCAGCTGGAGAAATATATATTAGCAGAATTGGTTTGTGTTCTTCGAGAAGTTCGGCCTTTCTTCAGCATTGGGGACGCAATGTGGTGCTTGTTAatttgtgatatgaatgtctcgcaTGCTTGTGCTATGGATGGTGACCCGACAAATGGTTTTGCTGGTGATGGAGGTTCAAATGGGACTTCTTTTACTTTCAACCAACCTGCGTTGAAGACAGAAGCCAAAACTTCTGAATTGAACCTTCCGAGTCCTTGTAAACCTGTTCCATCTATTCCTTGTTCTCATAGTCCTCTGCCAGATGTACCATCTATAGGAATCAATAACACAACAAAATCAAAGAATTCCCTTGTTCTAAGTGGTATAGCCTCAGAGAAAGATGGAACAAACTCCATAACTGATAGTGCAGATAAAACCTTCACTGCAGCAGGAACATCTCAGTCTTCAACATTGGAAGAAAAGTTCGTGGGTAGAAAGATTCACTCTTCCAAGAGAGAACATATTCTTCGGCAG
This window of the Gossypium hirsutum isolate 1008001.06 chromosome A09, Gossypium_hirsutum_v2.1, whole genome shotgun sequence genome carries:
- the LOC107929111 gene encoding putative E3 ubiquitin-protein ligase RF298 isoform X2; this encodes MASMVLKGSSSSSNQVSSLISIQEKGSRNKRKFRADPPLGDPNKIITSPQNGCPSYEFCAERFDVNPVHGQASACDLCGVNQDHSNGLKLDLGLSSTLGSSEAWPSQPREEIEADGFQDADWSDLTEAQLEELVLSNLDAIFKSAIKKIVACGYAEEMAIKAVLRSGLCYGCKDTVSNIVDNTLAYLRSGQDCIPSRDHCFEDLQQLEKYILAELVCVLREVRPFFSIGDAMWCLLICDMNVSHACAMDGDPTNGFAGDGGSNGTSFTFNQPALKTEAKTSELNLPSPCKPVPSIPCSHSPLPDVPSIGINNTTKSKNSLVLSGIASEKDGTNSITDSADKTFTAAGTSQSSTLEEKFVGRKIHSSKREHILRQKSLHPDKNYRTYGSKGSSRAKVSGFGGLITDKKLKSVSDSTALNVKNASLKIKAMEADVLQDNGSHNLSVNSGPSSSAAFCLDNDNRTSPVNIPPELPPTKNPHSPALSTADTELSLSLPAKSNSTIVPTVSHSEASSSGYPGILYGHWAPQDKKDEMILKLVPRVQELQNQLQEWTEWANQKVMQAACRLSKDKAELKTLRQEKEEVERLKKEKLSLEENTKKKLIEMDVALSKASGQVERANATVCRLEVENAALRQEMEAAKLHAAESAASCEEVSKREKKTLMKVQSWEKQKALFQEELMTEKRKVAQMLQELQQAKALEEQFEKNNDRLDSNKKKRRRKKYLLELV